The following are encoded in a window of Scleropages formosus chromosome 7, fSclFor1.1, whole genome shotgun sequence genomic DNA:
- the ccr12a gene encoding chemokine (C-C motif) receptor 12a has translation MSFVDPSVDGNGTMDYSDIESFFGGPGYGEEDEYDIKTDYVTLCDKTEVIRFGAQILPAFYCTIFLLSLLGNGLVLYIIYMYEKLGTVTNIFLLNLVISDLVFALSLPFWATYHSSEWIFGVALCKLVGAVYFLGFYSSMLFLMLLTFDRYLAVVHAVPAAKSRKKAYALGSSVVVWCVSFLATVKEFFLYNVQDMENYKKICEETGFSKDVLSKWQLVGYYQQFLLFFLLPLLVVLYCYMRITLRIIHTRMREKCRALKLIFVIIVTFFMCWTPYNVVILLRAIRLGGAADSCDTGLDYALYVTRNIAYLYCCVNPVFYTFVGKKFQNHLVKMLSKHFPSLKDHVLASQSSRTTSFRSPTTVHEY, from the exons ATGTCTTTTGTGGACCCGTCG GTTGATGGCAACGGAACAATGGACTACAGCGATATCGAATCCTTCTTCGGCGGCCCGGGATACGGCGAGGAGGACGAATATGACATCAAAACAGATTACGTGACTTTGTGTGACAAAACCGAAGTGATCCGCTTCGGGGCGCAAATCCTGCCAGCGTTCTACTGCACCATCTTCTTGCTCAGCCTGCTGGGTAACGGCCTCGTTCTCTACATCATCTACATGTACGAGAAACTCGGCACGGTCACCAACATCTTCCTCCTCAACCTGGTCATCTCCGATCTGGTTTTCGCCCTCAGCCTCCCGTTCTGGGCCACGTACCATTCGTCGGAGTGGATTTTCGGAGTTGCCCTCTGCAAGCTCGTGGGTGCCGTCTATTTTCTGGGCTTCTACAGCTCCATGCTCTTTCTGATGCTGCTGACCTTCGACAGGTACTTGGCCGTGGTCCACGCGGTCCCTGCTGCGAAGAGCAGGAAGAAGGCCTACGCCCTGGGCTCCTCCGTGGTGGTGTGGTGCGTCAGCTTCCTGGCGACAGTCAAGGAGTTTTTCCTCTACAACGTGCAGGACATGGAAAACTACAAGAAGATCTGCGAGGAAACGGGCTTCTCCAAGGACGTCCTGAGCAAATGGCAGCTCGTGGGCTACTACCAGCAGTTCTTGCTCTTTTTCCTGCTGCCCTTGCTCGTTGTGCTCTACTGCTACATGAGAATAACGCTGAGGATCATTCACACGAGGATGCGGGAGAAGTGCAGGGCGCTCAAGCTCATCTTTGTCATCATCGTGACGTTTTTCATGTGCTGGACGCCGTACAACGTGGTCATCTTGCTGCGCGCCATACGGCTGGGCGGCGCCGCCGACTCCTGTGACACCGGACTCGACTACGCGCTCTACGTGACGCGTAACATAGCCTACCTCTACTGCTGCGTCAACCCCGTCTTCTACACGTTCGTGGGCAAGAAGTTTCAGAATCATCTAGTGAAGATGCTGTCAAAACATTTCCCCTCTTTGAAGGATCACGTGTTAGCAAGTCAGAGTAGCAGAACGACATCGTTCAGGAGCCCCACCACTGTCCACGAGTACTAA